From the Thermoplasmata archaeon genome, one window contains:
- a CDS encoding ABC transporter permease subunit yields the protein MSLRHAWIIAKKDLKSILRRKVVLYTTVALPLIIGVLLPVVVEFAGRRSGGIPAAALPQYLGAFAFLFVIIPAIVPTPIASYSIVGEKVEKSLEPLLATPVADGDILLGKSIAAFLPAMLATFAGAGVFMTLMDLVTADKLGYLYFPNWSMGVILLILAPLVALLSIEVSVLSSSRVNDVRAASQLGGLAFIPFIAIYVAGEIGVITLDTNGLLTIAAVMAPLDLVLFFVSKATFQRDQILTRWK from the coding sequence GTGAGCCTGAGACATGCGTGGATCATCGCAAAGAAGGACCTCAAGTCAATCCTCCGGAGGAAGGTGGTCCTCTACACGACGGTGGCGTTGCCGCTCATCATCGGCGTCCTCCTTCCCGTGGTCGTCGAGTTTGCCGGGAGGAGGTCAGGCGGCATCCCCGCCGCAGCCTTGCCGCAGTACCTGGGCGCATTCGCGTTCTTGTTCGTGATTATACCCGCGATTGTCCCCACTCCCATCGCGTCGTACAGCATCGTCGGCGAGAAGGTCGAGAAGAGCCTCGAACCGCTCCTTGCGACCCCCGTGGCCGATGGCGATATCCTGCTCGGGAAGAGCATCGCTGCATTCCTCCCGGCGATGCTTGCTACGTTCGCAGGTGCGGGCGTCTTCATGACGCTCATGGACCTCGTTACCGCGGACAAGTTGGGCTACCTCTACTTCCCGAATTGGAGCATGGGCGTCATCCTGCTGATTCTCGCCCCGCTTGTTGCATTGCTCAGCATCGAGGTCAGCGTCCTCTCCTCGTCGAGGGTCAACGACGTTCGGGCGGCCTCCCAGCTCGGCGGCCTAGCCTTCATCCCTTTCATCGCGATCTACGTCGCCGGCGAGATCGGTGTCATCACACTCGACACGAACGGTCTCCTGACCATTGCCGCCGTGATGGCGCCCCTGGACTTAGTGCTCTTCTTCGTCAGCAAGGCCACGTTCCAGCGTGACCAGATCCTCACGAGGTGGAAATGA
- a CDS encoding ABC transporter ATP-binding protein: protein MIETESLTKEFDGLTAVDALTFRVQDGEVFGLLGPNGAGKTTTVRMLCCLISKTSGEARIGDYVVGSDVDSPKIRKMIGLVPDNVGLYENMTAYDNLDFYGQLYDLAEADRRANIRRFLEMLGLWEKRDVAAGTFSKGMKQKLAIARALVHEPEVLFLDEPTVNLDPESAKTVRDFLLELKKQKKTIFLNTHNLDEAQRVCDRIAILNTRLMALGSPEELERSVGSRKTVVQLAQVTDAVLGALRKLSVVNLAVDGSRLIIDVVDPEKENPAILRAIIEAGGVVQSASVSSSTLEDAYLKLVREKT from the coding sequence GTGATCGAGACTGAATCCCTCACCAAGGAGTTCGACGGCCTGACTGCCGTGGACGCGCTGACCTTCCGTGTCCAGGATGGTGAGGTCTTCGGCCTCCTGGGGCCCAACGGAGCCGGCAAAACGACCACGGTCCGAATGCTTTGCTGCCTGATCTCGAAAACGAGCGGCGAGGCGAGGATCGGGGACTACGTCGTCGGGAGCGATGTCGACTCGCCGAAGATTCGGAAGATGATCGGGCTCGTGCCCGACAACGTCGGCCTCTATGAGAACATGACCGCCTACGACAACCTGGATTTCTACGGCCAACTGTACGACCTCGCGGAGGCGGATCGGAGAGCGAACATCCGGCGCTTCCTCGAGATGCTCGGACTGTGGGAGAAGAGGGACGTCGCGGCCGGGACATTCTCCAAAGGGATGAAGCAGAAGCTCGCAATCGCCCGTGCCTTGGTCCATGAGCCCGAGGTGCTGTTCCTCGATGAGCCGACCGTCAACCTGGACCCGGAGTCGGCGAAGACCGTCAGGGACTTCCTCCTGGAACTGAAGAAGCAGAAGAAGACCATCTTTCTGAATACGCACAACCTCGACGAGGCCCAGAGGGTCTGCGACCGGATCGCGATCCTGAACACGCGGCTCATGGCCCTGGGTTCTCCCGAGGAGCTCGAGCGGTCCGTGGGGAGCCGGAAGACGGTCGTCCAACTGGCACAGGTGACCGACGCCGTTTTGGGTGCATTAAGGAAGCTGTCGGTCGTGAACCTGGCCGTGGACGGCAGTCGTCTGATCATCGACGTGGTGGATCCGGAGAAGGAGAACCCGGCAATCCTCCGCGCCATCATTGAGGCGGGGGGCGTCGTCCAGTCTGCGTCCGTGTCGTCCTCAACCCTGGAGGACGCGTATCTGAAGCTGGTGAGGGAGAAGACGTGA